ACCAGCTTGGTAGCCAGGAAGTAGGGCGCGGTGATGACCCGAATGCGCCCTTCGCCCGGCAGACTCACCCACTCGGCATGCCGGATGGCTGGGAGGTACCAGGGGTTGCTGAACCCCAAGACCTGTTCGTCGGTCGGCATCACGTCCAGGACGAGATCGCCGCTCCGAAAGCGGCAGATGGGGGCGCCCTCGCTGGTGTCCTCTGTGAACCCCTGTTGGTTCAGGGCCTCGGTGAGGCGAGCGTAGCCGAGTCTGGTCGTCTCGACGATGGCGTCGATATCGACGGTTTCGCGGACGTCGGCCGCGGCGGCGTCGGTCATGAACAGGGCGGTCGTGCTTCCCCCGACGAAGACCATCTGTTCGGCAAGGGGTCCGAGCTGCCGGACCGTTTCGGCCAAACGCCGCAGGTTCTCTGCGTTGCTCACGAGACGACCGCTGTCTGGAGTCGGTCTTCAAGCATCTTGGCCGCCAGGTGCCGCTCGCGGGTACTTCCCCCGCGCAGGGCGTCAATTAGGACGAGCCACTCGTACAGGGCGGGGTCCTGTCGGACGGCGAACGGTACGGACCGGTAAAGGGGCTTGAACGCCTGGCCCCGCACCGGACCTTCGGGGTCTGGCCAGACTGGGGGAGGATCGTTTCCTTGCACGATGAGCCCTTTGAGGGGAGGGGCGGCGTGGGCGGTGGGCAGGCCCCGGGTCAGTTCGCCGCGTTCGGCGGGGAGAAAGTAGGGCACCCCGTACTGAAGCACTTCACGCACAGCGGAGCGGATGGGGGTGGTCTCACCCTTGACCAGACGGGACTGTTTCAGTCGCTTGAGTCCTGCGTGGACTTCCGAGGCGCTCATGCCGAGGCTTTGCGCCATCTGTCCGTGGG
This is a stretch of genomic DNA from Deinococcus terrestris. It encodes these proteins:
- a CDS encoding nucleotidyl transferase AbiEii/AbiGii toxin family protein — its product is MSNAENLRRLAETVRQLGPLAEQMVFVGGSTTALFMTDAAAADVRETVDIDAIVETTRLGYARLTEALNQQGFTEDTSEGAPICRFRSGDLVLDVMPTDEQVLGFSNPWYLPAIRHAEWVSLPGEGRIRVITAPYFLATKLVAFAGRGQGDYGMSHDISDIVAVLDGRPELVADIAGSDLAVKSFLAQSAQDLLTQPAFLETLSYHLLPDAASQARETLILRRLSEIAGLMDDEA